The following coding sequences lie in one Cryptococcus gattii WM276 chromosome L, complete sequence genomic window:
- a CDS encoding Hypothetical Protein (Similar to TIGR gene model, INSD accession AAW44983.1), with protein sequence MSTKSRIQIKTITSSPTPLLPRPLPSSPSKKRQRTRVPGTMFKLFMGLGLVIYVLWVGGFFWERVMVPQPGDGGRESTLESEKANVLREGGGGIISNKPEAYVTFLSSITDPWYLLSTRLLLYQLRHHPRTSDPARPLIVLTTPQIPAAAEDKLENEGAEIKRVELLVDGFPVPEGMGENHHWKDQYTKLHIFNLTTYSRLLYLDNDILLLKSLAPLWETNLPTMKNGGIAGVGERNKLSMVENDKRTRPEEGEVKDYLNAGFMMTTPDEKRFNELRKVRGYKPFYMEQALLNHYFDWKGAHPWEELDPLSVSHFPQKEDLTRGYYSLHAKMWKDDIDKEVVDHWEEIIKDMEQFRNSR encoded by the exons ATGAGTACCAAAAGCAGAATTCAAATCAAAACCATCACCTCTTCCCCGACCCCTCTCCTGCCCCGTCCCCTACCGTCTTCGCCTTCAAAAAAACGCCAGCGAACCAGGGTGCCCGGGACGATGTTTAAGCTATTCATGGGGTTAGGGCTGGTGATCTACGTCCTCTGGGTTGGCGGGTTCTTCTGGGAAAGAGTGATGGTACCACAACCAGGAGATGGTGGAAGAGAATCTACACTCGAATCGGAAAAAGCGAATGTCCtcagagaaggaggaggagggatAATAAGCAACAAACCAGAAGCCTATGTGACTTTTCTCTCATCCATCACTGATCCATGGTacctcctctccacccGCCTACTCCTCTACCAACTCCGCCACCATCCTCGTACCTCTGATCCTGCACGCCCGCTCATCGTCCTCACCACGCCTCAAATCCCCGCGGCGGCCGAAGACAAGTTGGAGAATGAAGGTGCAGAGATAAAGCGAGTCGAATTATTGGTAGATGGGTTCCCGGTACCTGAAGGGATGGGAGAGAATCATCACTGGAAAGATCAATATACTAAACTACATATATTCAACCTCACCACTTACTCCCGCCTACTTTACCTCGATAACGACATTCTCCTTCTTAAATCGCTCGCTCCCCTGTGGGAAACCAACCTCCCGACTATGAAGAACGGGGGTATCGCAGGAGTAGGCGAGAGGAATAAGCTGAGTATGGTGGAGAATGATAAGAGAACGAGACcggaagagggagaggtGAAGGATTATTTGAATGCGGGGTTTATGATGACAACCCCTGATGAAAAGAGGTTTAATGAGCTCAGAAAGGTGAGGGGTTATAAGCCGTTTTACATGGAACAG GCGCTGTTAAATCATTACTTTGACTGGAAGGGCGCACACCCATGGGAAGAACTTGATCCTTT ATCGGTCTCTCATTTTCCTCAGAAAGAAGACCTCACCCGTGGTTACTACTC